A single window of Nocardia sp. NBC_01327 DNA harbors:
- a CDS encoding Lrp/AsnC family transcriptional regulator translates to MRKVSSPVVPAAPRPRVSLDAIDRLLLSELARDGRITNNALAALAGIAPSTCLGRVRALVESGVIRGFHADIDPAALGRDLQAIIAVRVHSGARGHLAEFGEQMAALPEVENVYFVAGVDDYLIHVATADSGELRRFVLEHLSAHPAVASTQTILIFEHVQPGGVAS, encoded by the coding sequence ATGAGGAAGGTTTCGTCGCCCGTGGTTCCGGCCGCGCCTCGCCCTCGCGTCTCGCTCGACGCCATCGACCGGCTGCTGCTCAGTGAACTGGCCAGGGACGGCCGGATCACCAATAACGCACTCGCCGCCCTCGCAGGCATCGCGCCCTCGACCTGTCTCGGGCGGGTGCGCGCACTGGTCGAGTCGGGGGTGATTCGCGGATTCCACGCCGATATAGATCCGGCCGCCCTGGGGCGCGATCTGCAGGCCATCATCGCGGTGCGGGTGCATTCCGGGGCGCGCGGCCACCTGGCCGAATTCGGCGAGCAGATGGCGGCGCTACCGGAGGTGGAGAACGTCTACTTCGTCGCCGGGGTGGACGACTACCTGATCCACGTTGCCACCGCGGATTCCGGTGAGCTGCGCCGATTCGTGCTGGAGCACCTCAGTGCGCACCCGGCGGTCGCGTCCACTCAGACGATTCTGATCTTCGAGCACGTCCAGCCGGGCGGAGTCGCTTCCTGA
- a CDS encoding cytochrome P450 encodes MREENVRPDLPEGFDVTDPEMWARRVPAEELAELRRVAPIWWNPQARDIGGFDDAGFWVVTKHADIKEVSLRDAEFSSFENTAIPRFNDDIQREQIEQQRASLLNMDAPEHTKQRKLISKGFTPRVIGALRAQLAARAHSIVQRAAEAGSGDFVTQVASELPLQAIAELIGIPQQDRSKIFEWSNAMTGYDDPEFDGDPLTAAMEIIAYAYAMAEERKGHPADDIVTELVNADLDGEALSSVEFGYFVILLAVAGNETTRNAISHGIIAFLDNPDQWELFKKDRPSTAVDEIIRWATPVSLFQRTALVDTELGGVRIAAGERVVLVYRSANFDEEVFDEPKRFDILRDPNPHLSFGGTGAHYCVGANLARLEIALIFDAIATHVPELTKLADPKRLRSGWLNGIKEFRVDYGTSPVK; translated from the coding sequence ATGCGCGAAGAGAACGTCAGGCCCGATCTCCCCGAGGGATTCGATGTCACCGATCCGGAGATGTGGGCGCGGCGGGTGCCGGCCGAGGAGCTGGCCGAGCTGCGCCGCGTCGCGCCGATCTGGTGGAACCCGCAGGCGCGGGACATCGGCGGTTTCGACGATGCGGGATTCTGGGTGGTCACGAAACATGCTGACATCAAAGAGGTCTCGCTGCGCGATGCGGAGTTCTCCAGTTTCGAGAACACCGCGATCCCGCGTTTCAACGACGATATCCAGCGCGAGCAGATCGAGCAGCAGCGCGCCTCACTGCTGAATATGGATGCCCCCGAACATACGAAGCAGCGCAAGCTGATCTCGAAGGGCTTCACCCCGCGGGTGATCGGTGCGCTGCGTGCGCAATTGGCGGCGCGCGCCCACTCGATCGTGCAACGCGCCGCCGAGGCCGGGTCGGGCGATTTTGTCACGCAGGTGGCCTCGGAACTTCCGCTGCAGGCCATTGCCGAGCTCATCGGCATCCCGCAGCAGGATCGGTCGAAGATCTTCGAGTGGTCCAATGCGATGACCGGCTACGACGATCCGGAGTTCGACGGCGATCCGCTCACCGCCGCCATGGAGATCATCGCCTACGCCTATGCGATGGCCGAGGAGCGCAAGGGGCATCCCGCCGACGATATTGTCACCGAACTGGTGAATGCCGATCTCGACGGCGAGGCGCTCAGCTCGGTCGAGTTCGGCTATTTCGTCATCCTGCTGGCGGTGGCGGGCAATGAGACCACGCGTAATGCCATCAGCCACGGCATCATCGCCTTCCTCGACAATCCGGATCAGTGGGAGCTGTTCAAGAAGGATCGCCCGAGCACCGCCGTCGACGAGATCATCCGCTGGGCGACGCCGGTCAGCCTGTTCCAGCGCACCGCGCTGGTGGATACCGAACTCGGCGGGGTGCGCATCGCCGCGGGGGAGCGGGTCGTGCTGGTGTACCGGTCGGCGAATTTCGACGAGGAGGTCTTCGACGAACCGAAGCGGTTCGACATTCTGCGCGATCCCAATCCGCATCTGTCCTTCGGCGGCACCGGCGCGCACTACTGTGTCGGCGCGAATCTGGCGCGGCTCGAGATCGCGCTGATCTTCGACGCCATCGCCACACACGTCCCCGAGCTGACCAAGCTCGCCGATCCGAAGCGATTGCGGTCGGGATGGCTCAATGGCATCAAGGAGTTCCGCGTCGACTACGGGACCAGCCCCGTGAAATGA
- a CDS encoding lipase family protein translates to MAGKSALRRGRRASGLFAIVAVTVAIAAPLAGADEPDPGAPVADSVAGSDASADAFYDPPAGYESEAPGAILKSRPIVAKALELFPVNAQAWQLLYRTTDADGNPYAAVTTVLIPDGPAKPRPLLSYQMAYDSIARDCMPSYSLQHSSPFDLLDPASQSGYALPPWEMAFAASGLAQGWAVAIPDPGGIDDRFLTPRVMGYTTLDGIRAAENFAPLGLPGADTKTALWGYSGGGIATSWAAELQPDYAPELNIAGAAIGAPVADLGAALHSANGRLLGGLIPIGVAALEKDSPEVAARLGTYLTPAGQGIVAAAAYQCVARNVATNLMLTVPTLLNAPLDTVLADPVIHQAIAERSHGASTPTAPVYLYNGVNDEVSPIGPVDALVQNYCAHGASVTYTRDAFPDVISDHTIVDVTGAGGAFAWVRRALSDPQPVQPAGCTTDTVASTLLDPAGLAALPDFAAGTVETMLGQALGAGR, encoded by the coding sequence ATGGCTGGGAAATCGGCGCTGCGGCGTGGTCGGCGCGCATCGGGTCTGTTCGCGATCGTCGCGGTCACCGTCGCGATCGCGGCGCCGCTGGCGGGGGCCGACGAGCCGGATCCGGGTGCGCCGGTTGCCGATTCGGTGGCCGGGTCCGATGCCTCGGCCGATGCGTTCTACGATCCGCCGGCCGGGTACGAGTCCGAGGCGCCGGGCGCCATCCTGAAGAGCCGGCCGATCGTCGCCAAGGCGCTGGAGCTGTTCCCGGTGAACGCCCAGGCATGGCAATTGCTGTATCGCACCACCGACGCCGACGGCAATCCCTACGCCGCGGTCACCACGGTCCTGATTCCGGACGGACCCGCGAAACCGCGCCCGCTGCTGTCCTATCAGATGGCCTACGACTCCATTGCGCGAGACTGTATGCCGTCCTACTCCCTGCAGCACTCGAGCCCGTTCGACCTGCTCGACCCGGCCAGCCAGTCCGGCTACGCCCTGCCGCCGTGGGAAATGGCTTTCGCCGCTTCGGGATTGGCGCAGGGCTGGGCGGTCGCCATACCGGATCCGGGCGGTATCGACGATCGATTCCTGACCCCGCGCGTCATGGGATACACCACGCTCGACGGGATTCGGGCCGCGGAGAATTTCGCGCCGCTCGGCCTGCCCGGCGCCGATACCAAGACGGCGCTGTGGGGGTACTCGGGCGGCGGCATCGCCACCAGCTGGGCGGCGGAATTACAACCGGACTACGCACCCGAGCTGAATATCGCGGGCGCCGCGATCGGCGCTCCCGTCGCGGATCTGGGCGCGGCGCTGCATTCGGCGAACGGGCGCCTGCTCGGTGGACTGATCCCGATCGGAGTCGCTGCCCTGGAGAAGGATTCGCCCGAGGTGGCGGCCCGGTTGGGCACCTATCTCACGCCCGCCGGTCAGGGGATCGTCGCCGCGGCGGCGTACCAGTGTGTGGCGCGCAATGTCGCGACGAACCTGATGCTGACCGTGCCGACCCTGCTCAATGCGCCGCTGGACACCGTGCTCGCCGATCCGGTCATCCATCAGGCCATTGCCGAACGATCCCACGGCGCGAGCACTCCGACCGCGCCGGTCTACCTCTACAACGGCGTCAATGACGAGGTCAGTCCGATCGGCCCGGTGGACGCGCTGGTCCAGAACTATTGTGCGCACGGCGCATCGGTGACCTATACCCGCGATGCCTTCCCCGATGTCATCAGCGACCACACCATCGTCGATGTGACTGGCGCCGGTGGCGCCTTCGCCTGGGTGCGGCGGGCACTGTCGGACCCGCAGCCGGTGCAGCCCGCCGGATGCACGACCGATACTGTCGCCTCCACGCTGCTCGATCCGGCCGGACTGGCCGCGCTGCCCGACTTCGCGGCGGGCACCGTGGAAACAATGCTCGGACAGGCGCTCGGCGCGGGCCGCTGA
- a CDS encoding FAD-dependent oxidoreductase, whose protein sequence is MNTTTHHPVLIIGAGLGGLTLARVLHVHGIDALILDLDASAQARTQGGMLDIHEETGQSALRAAGLYEAFRAKVHPGGEDMRVLDRDGRVLLEEFDDGSGSRPEIDRGELRDLLLDALPVSAVRWNSKVMSARPLGAGRHEVTLADGAVVTTDLLIGADGAWSHIRPLLSTAQPAYSGISFVEMDLADADSRHPEAAQLVGGGMCFAIDGAEGFLAHRESDGSLHIYVARRAPEGWLATLDFGDTAAAKAALLQDFTGWAPALRNLITDADGPLVPRPIHALPVDHRWSRVPGVTLLGDAAHVMSPFAGEGANLAMIDGADLALALAAHPGDIEAALGAYEQTLFPRAEAAARDSAESLASIFSGRAPQSLVEMFAAVETAGA, encoded by the coding sequence ATGAACACCACCACCCACCACCCCGTCCTGATCATCGGCGCCGGACTCGGCGGCCTGACCCTGGCGCGCGTCCTGCACGTCCATGGGATCGATGCGCTCATCCTCGACCTGGACGCCTCGGCGCAGGCCCGCACCCAGGGCGGCATGCTGGATATCCACGAGGAGACCGGGCAGAGCGCACTCCGGGCGGCCGGGCTGTACGAGGCGTTTCGCGCCAAGGTCCATCCCGGCGGCGAGGATATGCGCGTGCTCGACCGCGACGGCCGGGTATTGCTCGAGGAATTCGATGACGGCAGCGGCAGTCGGCCCGAGATCGATCGCGGCGAGTTGCGCGATCTACTCCTCGACGCCTTGCCGGTGTCGGCTGTGCGCTGGAACAGCAAGGTGATGAGCGCCCGCCCACTCGGCGCCGGACGGCATGAAGTCACCCTGGCGGACGGCGCCGTCGTGACCACCGATCTGCTGATCGGCGCGGACGGCGCGTGGTCGCACATCCGGCCGCTGCTCTCGACCGCACAACCCGCCTACTCCGGAATCTCCTTCGTGGAAATGGATTTGGCGGACGCCGACAGTCGCCACCCCGAGGCCGCTCAACTCGTCGGCGGCGGTATGTGTTTCGCCATCGACGGGGCCGAAGGTTTTCTCGCCCATCGCGAATCCGACGGCAGCCTGCATATCTACGTTGCCCGCCGCGCGCCCGAAGGCTGGCTCGCGACGCTCGACTTCGGCGATACGGCGGCCGCGAAAGCTGCTCTGCTGCAGGACTTCACCGGTTGGGCTCCCGCGTTGCGCAATCTCATCACGGACGCCGACGGCCCGCTGGTGCCGCGACCGATCCACGCACTGCCGGTGGACCACCGCTGGTCACGCGTTCCGGGTGTCACGCTGCTCGGTGATGCCGCGCACGTCATGTCGCCGTTCGCGGGTGAAGGAGCGAACCTCGCCATGATCGACGGCGCGGATCTCGCCCTGGCGCTCGCCGCCCACCCCGGGGATATCGAAGCCGCCCTCGGCGCCTATGAGCAGACGCTCTTCCCGCGGGCAGAGGCTGCCGCGCGCGACTCCGCCGAATCGCTCGCGAGCATCTTCAGCGGCCGCGCACCCCAGTCTCTCGTCGAGATGTTCGCCGCCGTCGAAACCGCTGGGGCATAA
- a CDS encoding TetR/AcrR family transcriptional regulator, with amino-acid sequence MDAPTARPRKSRRERPAKPALTYDGIVSTAVALVGSEGLERLTMRRLAAELDTGPASLYVYVANTAELHAAILDVFLGEVALSPVAAAQDWRDRLVAVLISYTEVLIRHAALAQSALTARPSGPHYLAVLENLLTLLRAGGVPDGQAAWGVDILLQVATATAVEQSVRDRDTAVTGNEDAALRQALDTAADRSHPRIAALHDDLVSGSPEDRLNWTFQMLITGIQNTARPH; translated from the coding sequence ATGGATGCACCGACCGCGCGACCCCGCAAGAGCCGGCGCGAACGGCCCGCCAAACCCGCGCTGACCTACGACGGGATTGTCAGCACCGCGGTGGCGCTGGTCGGCAGCGAGGGTCTGGAGCGGCTCACCATGCGCCGCCTCGCGGCCGAACTGGATACCGGTCCCGCCTCGCTGTACGTCTACGTCGCGAATACCGCCGAGCTGCATGCGGCGATCCTGGACGTGTTTCTCGGCGAGGTGGCGCTGAGTCCGGTTGCCGCAGCACAGGATTGGCGTGACCGGTTGGTCGCGGTGCTGATCTCCTATACGGAGGTGCTGATCCGGCACGCCGCGCTGGCGCAGTCCGCGCTCACGGCCCGGCCGTCCGGACCGCACTATCTGGCCGTCCTGGAGAACCTGCTCACGCTGCTGCGCGCGGGCGGCGTGCCGGACGGTCAGGCCGCGTGGGGCGTCGACATTCTGCTGCAGGTCGCGACGGCCACCGCGGTCGAGCAGTCCGTGCGCGATCGCGATACCGCCGTCACCGGCAATGAGGACGCGGCGCTGCGGCAGGCCCTGGATACCGCGGCGGACCGCTCGCATCCCCGCATCGCGGCGCTGCACGACGATCTGGTGTCCGGCTCACCGGAGGACCGGCTGAACTGGACCTTTCAGATGCTGATCACGGGCATTCAGAACACCGCCCGCCCGCACTGA
- a CDS encoding NUDIX domain-containing protein — protein MIELQEKAVADGVALRIGVVLEHEGSVLLLEREEYAQGLSPLSLPGTTVRPGEALAAAVARAVHEETGLTVVDIVAHLGGFDYLSNAGTPVRREHFAAEVAGVGPIRLTNYGSYRWLPLDGELPVTPSIRRILTAYRER, from the coding sequence TTGATCGAGTTACAGGAGAAAGCGGTTGCCGACGGAGTCGCGCTGCGAATCGGCGTCGTCCTCGAGCATGAAGGCTCGGTACTGCTCTTGGAGCGCGAAGAGTATGCCCAGGGCTTGAGCCCACTCAGCTTGCCCGGCACCACCGTGCGCCCCGGTGAGGCGCTCGCCGCGGCCGTGGCCCGCGCGGTCCATGAGGAAACCGGCCTGACCGTGGTCGATATCGTGGCGCACCTCGGCGGCTTCGATTACCTCTCCAATGCCGGAACGCCGGTGCGCCGGGAGCATTTCGCGGCCGAGGTGGCCGGAGTCGGCCCCATCCGCCTGACCAACTACGGCAGCTACCGCTGGCTGCCGCTCGATGGTGAACTACCCGTGACACCCTCGATCCGCCGCATTCTCACGGCGTATCGCGAGCGATAA
- a CDS encoding TetR/AcrR family transcriptional regulator, whose translation MPPTQRRPTDDELLDAACAVFAELGYQATSMDAIALRANSTKPTLYAHFGSKKDLFRRLFQREAAVMQTTLLPVYETLPGRELTEMVQAALGAGLSYGEENPNGAAIVSAVMNGDGPDPELGHGLLDTLIDAIANIVEDTLRRNGRDPGPLGPVLAALMWGSAIEASRVSHRVAITGPELVDWITTYTIGGLQATLARSLAGQSAPIDITGETGA comes from the coding sequence ATGCCACCCACACAGCGCCGACCTACCGATGACGAACTGCTCGACGCCGCCTGCGCGGTCTTCGCCGAGCTGGGCTATCAGGCCACCAGCATGGATGCCATTGCGCTGCGCGCGAATTCGACCAAGCCCACGCTGTACGCGCACTTCGGATCCAAGAAGGATCTGTTCCGGCGACTGTTCCAGCGCGAGGCCGCGGTCATGCAGACCACGCTGCTGCCGGTCTACGAAACGCTGCCCGGCCGCGAACTCACCGAGATGGTGCAGGCGGCCCTCGGTGCCGGATTGAGCTACGGCGAAGAGAATCCGAACGGCGCCGCCATCGTCTCCGCGGTCATGAACGGCGACGGCCCGGATCCGGAATTGGGCCACGGACTGCTCGATACGCTCATCGACGCCATCGCGAATATCGTCGAGGACACCCTGCGCCGCAACGGCCGCGATCCGGGACCGCTCGGACCGGTACTCGCGGCATTGATGTGGGGCTCGGCCATCGAGGCGAGTCGCGTTTCGCACCGCGTGGCCATTACCGGTCCCGAACTCGTGGACTGGATCACCACCTACACCATCGGCGGGCTGCAGGCGACGCTCGCGCGCAGCCTCGCCGGGCAGTCGGCTCCGATCGACATCACCGGCGAAACCGGGGCGTAG
- a CDS encoding CocE/NonD family hydrolase, producing the protein MISVAVVCAFAPPAVAGDPDALSAPGWAGAGQQTTYPGVAVEHDVPLTMSDGTVLKANVYRPADDQGRAIDTPFPAIVTMTPYTKLMSDLTADMSGPLAGQMGITPELVRAGYVEVVADVRGTGFSEGVWDVLGAREQADTLEVIDWASRQPWSNGKIGMTGASYLGITAVQAAAHRPPALKAILPIIPGSDLFRDIVGTGGAIGIGFMPMWLSLVNGLKWVPDLQALLQGRFDAKWLSGRLADPATELPQLFQALSSPDLSNLPPSTVDLAGYSDWYRERQSDPSRIQVPTFVVGGWHDIFANSEPKIYDAIPLPPGEKQLVMGNGYHATATVDFGSPGAPPQIPAFQRAWFDKWLKGIDNGIDSYGPVTLYQQGGGWRTTDSFPRPDLNYERRYLTADSSTSAPHAVADGSLSAAPTTTSAQLTVAPGVRGVCSRQASEGTAGVALILGRGCELDSRFAEAEALTFSTAPAEAPTALSGPMNLHLNTILDATDGFWDVSVNDVAPDGTSTVISSGQLTAALRAVDPQRSTRTPGGDYIEAYHPLDVTARDPQVPGRPTTLDIGLLATDAVIQPGHRLRIDVYAASILRALPLGVTMRDSGLRPQHVNLDPAEPSFVTLPIQGRSGF; encoded by the coding sequence ATGATTTCCGTGGCGGTGGTGTGCGCATTCGCGCCGCCCGCGGTCGCCGGTGATCCGGATGCGCTCAGTGCGCCCGGATGGGCAGGCGCGGGGCAGCAGACCACCTATCCCGGCGTGGCCGTCGAACACGACGTTCCGCTCACCATGAGTGACGGAACAGTGTTGAAGGCCAATGTGTATCGGCCCGCCGACGATCAGGGCCGGGCGATCGACACCCCGTTCCCGGCCATCGTGACCATGACCCCGTACACCAAACTCATGAGCGATCTGACCGCCGATATGAGCGGTCCGCTGGCCGGGCAGATGGGCATCACCCCGGAACTGGTTCGCGCCGGTTATGTCGAGGTGGTCGCCGATGTGCGCGGCACCGGCTTCTCCGAGGGCGTCTGGGATGTGCTGGGCGCTCGCGAACAGGCGGACACCCTCGAGGTGATCGACTGGGCGTCCCGGCAGCCCTGGTCGAACGGCAAGATCGGCATGACCGGCGCGTCCTATCTCGGCATCACCGCCGTGCAGGCGGCCGCGCATCGACCGCCCGCGCTGAAGGCCATCCTGCCCATCATTCCGGGCTCGGATCTGTTCCGCGATATCGTCGGCACCGGTGGTGCGATCGGCATCGGATTCATGCCCATGTGGCTGAGCCTGGTCAACGGCTTGAAGTGGGTGCCCGATCTGCAAGCGTTGCTGCAGGGGCGATTCGACGCCAAGTGGCTCTCCGGCCGACTGGCCGATCCGGCCACCGAACTGCCGCAGCTGTTCCAGGCTCTCTCCTCGCCGGACCTGTCCAATCTCCCGCCGTCCACCGTCGATCTGGCCGGATACAGCGACTGGTATCGCGAACGGCAATCCGATCCCAGCCGGATTCAGGTGCCCACCTTCGTGGTCGGCGGCTGGCACGACATCTTCGCCAATAGCGAGCCCAAGATCTACGATGCGATTCCGCTGCCGCCGGGGGAGAAGCAGCTGGTTATGGGCAATGGTTATCACGCCACCGCCACAGTTGATTTCGGTTCGCCCGGTGCGCCGCCCCAGATTCCGGCGTTCCAGCGCGCCTGGTTCGACAAGTGGCTCAAGGGAATCGACAACGGCATCGACTCCTACGGTCCGGTGACGCTGTATCAGCAGGGCGGCGGCTGGCGGACGACCGACAGCTTCCCGCGGCCGGATCTGAATTACGAACGCCGTTATCTGACAGCCGATTCCAGTACCAGCGCACCGCACGCCGTGGCCGACGGCAGCCTGAGCGCAGCGCCGACCACCACCTCCGCCCAGCTGACCGTCGCACCCGGTGTTCGCGGGGTCTGCTCCCGGCAGGCGTCGGAGGGTACCGCCGGTGTGGCGCTCATCCTGGGTAGGGGATGCGAGCTGGATTCGCGATTCGCCGAGGCCGAGGCGCTGACCTTCAGCACCGCTCCCGCCGAGGCGCCCACGGCGCTGTCGGGCCCGATGAACCTGCACCTGAACACGATCCTCGACGCCACGGACGGATTCTGGGACGTCTCGGTGAACGACGTTGCGCCGGACGGCACCTCGACCGTCATCTCCAGCGGCCAGCTCACCGCCGCCCTGCGCGCCGTCGACCCGCAGCGCAGCACCCGCACCCCCGGCGGTGACTACATCGAGGCGTACCACCCACTCGACGTCACCGCCCGTGACCCGCAGGTACCGGGTCGGCCCACCACCCTCGATATCGGCCTGCTGGCCACGGACGCCGTCATCCAACCCGGCCACCGCCTGCGGATCGACGTCTACGCGGCCAGCATCCTGCGCGCCCTGCCGCTCGGAGTCACTATGCGCGACAGCGGATTACGGCCGCAGCATGTGAATCTGGATCCCGCCGAACCGAGCTTCGTCACCCTGCCGATCCAGGGCCGCTCCGGCTTCTGA
- a CDS encoding GMC oxidoreductase, whose protein sequence is MSVITRRSVLTGAAAAGALLIGARTAGRATGIAARVNSIPLTREDHRVVVIGSGFGGGVTALRLAEAGVPVLVLERGRRWPTGPNAETFPRASALDKRALWFESSPNLFGQPLAFEPYTGLIEAVPGENMTALCAAGVGGGSLIYQGMSLQPTEEVFTTHFPPELDWAAMDRVHYPRVARMLGLAVAPDELIASSNYSAARVFADHVQQAGLPLSKIPMPIDWNYALAELRGEMKPSYTNGDGALGVNNGGKHSVDVTYLAAAEATGRVTVETLHRVTDIERGPDGRWVVHVDRLDTSGTVLENKILTTQALVLAAGSLNTTKLLVRAGAKEQIPDLPDELGRGWGTNADRIYVWTDPTAEFGTAQGGPVVYGSLNWDDPHAAHTLIQASIPPLPIDPHSTMMVGYGVSDGRGRFTYDSAKDDASLYWPPDGDAYIQDNHIGPAAHTIAGAASMLTDTNALFSSTWHPIGGANMGPVCDLEGRVHGQRGLYVLDGALMPGNTAACNPSMTIAAVVERALDQLVAHDVGTVI, encoded by the coding sequence ATGTCAGTAATTACGCGACGGTCAGTGTTGACCGGCGCCGCCGCCGCGGGAGCCCTGTTGATCGGCGCCCGGACCGCCGGCCGCGCGACGGGAATCGCGGCGCGGGTCAACAGCATTCCGCTCACCCGCGAGGATCATCGGGTGGTCGTCATCGGGTCCGGATTCGGCGGCGGTGTCACCGCGCTCCGGCTGGCCGAGGCCGGGGTTCCGGTCCTGGTGCTCGAACGGGGCAGGCGCTGGCCGACCGGTCCGAACGCCGAAACCTTTCCGCGCGCTTCGGCATTGGACAAGCGGGCACTGTGGTTCGAGTCGAGCCCGAATCTGTTCGGGCAGCCGCTCGCCTTCGAGCCGTACACCGGACTGATCGAGGCGGTTCCCGGCGAGAATATGACCGCATTGTGCGCGGCGGGTGTCGGCGGTGGCTCACTGATCTATCAGGGCATGTCGCTACAGCCCACCGAGGAAGTGTTCACTACCCATTTCCCGCCGGAACTCGACTGGGCCGCAATGGATCGCGTGCATTATCCGAGGGTGGCGCGCATGCTCGGCCTCGCGGTCGCGCCCGACGAATTGATCGCCAGTTCGAATTACTCCGCGGCGCGGGTCTTCGCCGATCATGTTCAGCAGGCCGGACTTCCGCTGTCGAAGATCCCCATGCCCATCGACTGGAACTATGCGCTGGCCGAACTGCGCGGGGAAATGAAGCCGTCGTACACCAATGGCGACGGCGCGCTGGGCGTGAACAATGGCGGCAAACACTCGGTCGATGTCACGTATCTCGCCGCGGCGGAGGCGACGGGGCGGGTGACGGTCGAGACGCTGCACCGGGTCACCGATATCGAACGCGGACCGGACGGGCGCTGGGTCGTTCATGTCGATCGACTCGATACCTCGGGCACGGTGCTGGAGAACAAGATTCTCACCACCCAGGCGCTGGTCCTGGCGGCGGGCAGTCTCAATACCACCAAACTGCTGGTCCGGGCCGGCGCCAAGGAGCAGATCCCCGATCTACCCGACGAGCTCGGCCGAGGGTGGGGCACCAATGCCGACCGAATCTACGTATGGACCGACCCTACGGCGGAATTCGGTACGGCCCAGGGTGGTCCCGTCGTATACGGCAGCTTGAACTGGGATGATCCGCACGCCGCGCACACCCTCATCCAAGCCTCCATTCCGCCGCTGCCCATCGACCCGCACAGCACGATGATGGTCGGATACGGCGTCAGCGACGGACGCGGTCGATTCACCTACGATTCGGCGAAGGACGACGCGAGCCTGTACTGGCCACCGGACGGAGACGCGTACATCCAGGACAATCACATCGGGCCCGCCGCACACACAATCGCCGGTGCCGCAAGCATGTTGACCGACACCAATGCCCTGTTCTCCTCGACGTGGCATCCCATCGGCGGCGCGAATATGGGGCCGGTGTGCGATCTGGAAGGGCGCGTCCACGGCCAGCGCGGCCTGTACGTCCTCGACGGCGCACTCATGCCGGGCAATACCGCCGCGTGCAATCCATCGATGACCATTGCCGCCGTGGTGGAACGCGCGCTCGACCAGCTGGTCGCACACGATGTCGGAACGGTCATCTGA